A genomic region of Alnus glutinosa chromosome 11, dhAlnGlut1.1, whole genome shotgun sequence contains the following coding sequences:
- the LOC133882325 gene encoding protein BASIC PENTACYSTEINE4-like: MDGGRQHENGRHKPDYYRGSHSPWNMGPQHQVKEPNALVMNKKIMSIIAERDAAIRERNAALSEKNEALAARDEVLRQRDEAIAQRDVALMERDNALAALQVRDHAMSFPLGGGIQRGSKRMHHPSNHLVNVAEAPYSTKEAQITDAFPITVIASEAVKSHQSKRTKENKAVSSKASKPPRKGKKVGEDLNRQASCDGTKYRSEWDSQDLGLNLITFDESTMPVPVCSCTGVHRQCYKWGNGGWQSSCCTTRLSMYPLPQMPNKRHARVGGRKMSGSVFTRLLSRLAAEGHDLALPLDLKDFWARHGTNRYITIK; encoded by the exons ATGGATGGTGGTCGGCAACATGAAAATGGGAGACATAAACCGGATTATTACAGAGGATCACACTCTCCG TGGAATATGGGGCCCCAGCATCAAGTAAAGGAACCAAATGCCTTGGTCATGAATAAGAAGATCATGTCCATAATCGCTGAGAGGGATGCTGCAATTCGTGAAAGGAATGCAGCGCTATCAGAAAAGAATGAAGCCTTGGCTGCGCGGGATGAGGTGCTCCGGCAACGGGATGAGGCAATTGCTCAGCGGGATGTTGCCCTAATGGAACGAGATAATGCCCTTGCAGCCCTTCAAGTCCGGGATCATGCCATGAGCTTCCCATTGGGTGGTGGAATTCAGCGTGGATCAAAGCGCATGCACCACCCCTCAAACCATCTAGTTAACGTGGCCGAAGCTCCTTACAGCACGAAGGAAGCGCAAATAACTGATGCCTTCCCAATAACCGTTATTGCTTCTGAAGCTGTCAAGTCACATCAGTCAAAgagaacaaaggaaaacaagGCAGTTTCATCCAAGGCATCAAAACCTCCACGAAAAGGGAAGAAAGTGGGCGAGGATTTGAATAGGCAGGCTTCTTGTGATGGTACTAAGTATAGATCTGAGTGGGATAGTCAGGATCTGGGCTTGAACCTAATTACTTTCGATGAGTCCACCATGCCGGTTCCAGTTTGCTCTTGCACCGGAGTACATCGACAATGCTACAAATGGGGAAATGGTGGGTGGCAGTCATCTTGTTGCACCACCAGGTTGTCTATGTATCCACTACCTCAGATGCCAAATAAGCGCCATGCTCGAGTCGGGGGTCGAAAAATGAGTGGAAGTGTCTTTACCAGATTGCTCAGTCGGCTGGCTGCAGAAGGCCATGATCTGGCACTACCATTGGATCTCAAGGATTTCTGGGCCAGACACGGAACAAATCGCTACATCACCATCAAATAG
- the LOC133881705 gene encoding bZIP transcription factor 29 — MGDTEEANSDMMQRLQSSFGTSSSSILKQPSLSMEQLNIPQLNPSLNRARHFQQNFSGDGSKRVGIPPSHPHQIPPISPYSQIPVSRQVQQMGSQNFSPGPTHSRSLSQPSSFFSLDSLPPLSPSMFRDSSSTSVSDAVSTDVSMDDRNAGSHSLLPPSPYMRADSMRVGESLPPRKAHRRSNSDIPFGFSSVMQSSPPLVPLRGSGVFERSVSGRENMGTAKPAQLVKRESTWEKGGDNNAEGMGERKSEGEVVDDLFSAYMNLDNIDALNSSGTDEKTGNETREDLDSRASGTKTNGGDSSDNEAESSVNESGSSVQRIGPNSSAEKREGTKRSAGGDIAPTSRHYRSVSMDSFMGKLNFNDESPKLPPSPGTRPGQMSPSNSIDGNSAAFSLEFGNGEFSGAELKKIMANEKLSEIALTDPKRAKRILANRQSAARSKERKMRYISELEHKVQTLQTEATTLSAQLTLLQRDSVGLTNQNHELKFRLQAMEQQAQLRDALNEALTTEVQRLKIATSELSGEHPSKCMVPQLSVNPQMFQLMQQQQPSGQLNMHHLQQQQQQQQASQQQNGGTTSKPESLQ, encoded by the exons ATGGGTGACACTGAAGAGGCTAATAGTGATATGATGCAAAGGCTTCAATCATCATTTGGAACTTCTTCATCTTCCATTCTAAAGCAACCTTCTTTATCCATGGAACAACTCAATATACCCCAATTGAACCCTTCACTGAACCGTGCCCGccattttcagcaaaattttagTGGAGATGGTAGCAAAAGAGTTGGTATACCGCCTTCACACCCCCACCAGATCCCACCCATTTCGCCATATTCTCAGATCCCGGTCTCCCGGCAGGTCCAGCAAATGGGTTCGCAGAATTTTAGCCCGGGACCTACTCACTCGCGATCCTTATCGCAGCCATCGTCGTTTTTCTCGCTTGATTCGCTACCCCCGTTAAGCCCGTCTATGTTTCGTGACTCCTCGTCCACATCGGTTTCGGATGCAGTGTCGACCGATGTGTCCATGGATGATCGAAATGCGGGTTCGCATTCATTGTTGCCCCCCTCGCCTTATATGAGGGCTGATTCTATGCGGGTTGGGGAGAGTTTACCCCCTCGTAAAGCACATAGAAGGTCTAATAGTGATATTCCATTTGGGTTTTCTAGTGTGATGCAATCTTCGCCGCCACTTGTTCCGTTGAGGGGTTCGGGTGTTTTTGAGAGGTCAGTGTCTGGTCGGGAAAATATGGGGACGGCAAAGCCGGCTCAGCTGGTTAAAAGGGAATCGACTTGGGAGAAAGGTGGCGATAACAATGCAGAAGGTATGGGAGAGAGGAAGTCAGAAGGGGAAGTTGTTGATGATCTTTTTTCTGCATATATGAATTTGGATAATATTGATGCGTTGAACTCTTCGGGTACTGACGAGAAGACTGGTAATGAGACTCGTGAGGACTTGGATAGTAGAGCAAGTGGGACAAAGACTAATGGAGGTGATAGCAGTGATAACGAAGCAGAAAGCAGCGTGAATGAAAGTGGGAGCAGTGTGCAGAGAATAGGACCGAATTCTTCAGCTGAGAAGAGGGAAGGGACCAAAAGAAGTGCAGGGGGAGATATTGCCCCAACAAGCAGACACTACAGAAGTGTTTCGATGGATAGCTTCATGGGGAAGTTGAACTTCAACGATGAGTCACCTAAACTGCCACCTTCACCCGGAACTCGTCCTGGACAAATGTCACCCAGCAATTCAATTGATGGCAATTCAGCTGCCTTCAGCTTGGAGTTTGGAAATGGTGAGTTTAGTGGGGCAGAACTGAAGAAAATTATGGCAAATGAAAAACTTTCTGAGATTGCATTGACTGACCCAAAGCGTGCAAAAAG GATTTTGGCAAATCGTCAATCAGCTGCTCGTTCCAAAGAACGAAAGATGCGGTACATTTCAGAGTTGGAACATAAGGTTCAAACTCTACAGACGGAAGCTACCACATTGTCTGCACAGCTTACATTATTACAG AGGGATTCTGTTGGGCTCACAAACCAGAATCATGAATTGAAATTTCGTCTTCAAGCAATGGAACAACAGGCACAACTTAGAGATG CTTTAAATGAAGCCTTAACTACGGAGGTCCAACGGTTGAAGATTGCAACATCAGAGTTGAGTGGGGAGCACCCTTCTAAGTGCATGGTTCCACAGCTTTCCGTTAACCCTCAAATGTTCCAGTTGATGCAGCAGCAGCAGCCTTCTGGCCAGCTCAACATGCATCATTTgcaacaacagcagcagcagcagcaggcGTCACAGCAGCAGAATGGTGGCACAACCTCAAAACCTGAGTCTCTTCAATAG
- the LOC133882360 gene encoding tRNA-dihydrouridine(47) synthase [NAD(P)(+)]-like, protein MDESPAELVVDTEKLSVEPPPSNGSQPTPEELAAKAIAPVKKEFLRPPPPRTSSTSTGLQNDAVSQTKVVSVKEKKSKRQLKRERHQEQKSARNICPLIAKTGDVSSCPYNDTCRFSHDLQGFKEQKPADLEGECPFVNAEEPCPYGMACRFSGTHKDGVLPGGSDARKKNEVNGLNKDVQKLLWKNKMNFPKADAKLKALGLLVKVKPKIKVLEDEKDDETVTSTCHVTDGNGCSEANKVPDTKLDCVDGTIESDEQPLKKLKSVVDENCSSAEANNGDATSMEKVIGVSSTQTEPEASTDIIPPEADRSMKLNPREKKLIDFRDKLYLAPLTTVGNLPFRRVCKVLGADVTCGEMAMCTNLLQGQASEWALLRRHSSEDLFGVQICGAYPDTVARAIELIDQECTVDFIDINMGCPIDIVVEKGAGSALLNKPMRIKSIMEAASGTVDKPITVKVRTGFFEGKNRIDSLITELGYWGASAVTIHGRSRQQRYSKLANWDYVYQCARKAPDVLPVLGNGDVFSYLDWNRHKAECPELATCMIARGALVKPWIFTEIKEQKHWDISSGERLNILKDFVRNGLEHWGSDTKGVETTRRFLLEWLSYTCRYVPVGLLDVIPQQLNWRPPSYYGRDDLETLMASDSAADWIRISEMLLGKVPDGFTFAAKHKSNAYDRAENG, encoded by the exons ATGGACGAGTCTCCAGCGGAGCTCGTCGTGGACACGGAGAAGCTCTCGGTGGAGCCGCCGCCATCGAACGGTTCTCAGCCAACGCCGGAAGAGCTGGCGGCCAAGGCCATCGCTCCCGTGAAGAAAGAGTTCCTTCGTCCTCCACCTCCCAGAACTTCCTCCACCTCTACCGGTCttcaaaacgacgccgtttccCAAACTAAAGTCGTTTCCGTCAAGGAGAAGAAATCCAAACGCCAGCTCAAACGTGAACGCCATCAG GAACAAAAATCGGCGCGAAATATCTGTCCGCTGATAGCGAAGACTGGAGATGTTAGTTCGTGTCCGTATAACGATACGTGCCGCTTCAGCCACGACTTACAGGGCTTTAAGGAGCAG AAACCTGCTGATCTAGAGGGAGAATGTCCTTTCGTAAATGCGGAAGAGCCATGCCCCTATGGTATGGCGTGTAGGTTTTCGGGAACACATAAAGATGGTGTTCTCCCTGGAGGTTCGGATGCTCGGAAGAAAAACGAGGTCAATGGATTGAACAAAGATGTTCAAAAGCTCTtgtggaaaaataaaatgaacttcCCTAAGGCGGATGCCAAACTTAAAGCTCTTGGGCTCCTG GTAAAGGTGAAGCCAAAAATAAAAGTGCTGGAAGATGAGAAGGATGATGAAACTGTTACAAGTACGTGTCATGTGACTGATGGAAATGGCTGTAGTGAAGCGAACAAAGTCCCAGATACTAAATTGGATTGTGTAGATGGAACAATTGAATCTGATGAACAGCCCCTGAAGAAACTAAAATCTGTAGTTGATGAAAACTGTAGCTCTGCTGAAGCCAACAATGGAG ATGCGACTTCCATGGAGAAAGTTATTGGTGTAAGCAGTACACAAACTGAACCAGAAGCTAGCACTGATATTATACCACCAGAAGCCGATAGAAGCATGAAATTAAATCCACGTGAAAAGAAGCTTATCGATTTTAGAGACAAGCTGTATCTTGCACCTTTGACCACTGTTGGGAATCTTCCTTTCCGAAGGGTTTGCAAAGTGTTAGGAGCAGATGTAACATGCGGTGAAATGGCAATGTGTACAAATCTTTTGCAG GGTCAAGCTTCAGAATGGGCCCTGCTGAGGAGACATTCTTCTGAGGATTTGTTTGGCGTACAGATATGTGGGGCATATCCAGACACAGTGGCACGGGCCATTGAACTTATAGATCAGGAATGCACGGTGGACTTTATTGACATAAACATGGGGTGCCCAATTGATATTGTAGTGGAGAAGGGTGCTGGATCTGCTCTTCTTAATAAACCAATGCGGATAAAAAGCATTATGGAAGCAGCTTCTGGCACAGTGGACAAACCTATAACTGTTAAG GTGCGAACTggtttttttgaaggaaaaaatcGCATTGATTCACTAATTACGGAACTTGGCTACTGGGGAGCTAGTGCGGTAACAATACATGGTCGATCACGTCAGCAACGGTATAGCAAACTTGCTAACTGGGACTACGTATACCAGTGTGCTAGAAAGGCTCCTGATGTTTTGCCAGTCCTGGGAAATGGGGATGTTTTCTCATATTTAGACTGGAACAGGCACAAAGCTGAGTGTCCTGAGCTTGCTACATGCATGATTGCTCGAGGAGCACTAGTTAAG CCTTGGATATTTACTGAAATCAAGGAACAGAAGCACTGGGACATTAGTTCTGGGGAACGGTTAAATATTTTGAAGGATTTTGTACGTAATGGCCTTGAACATTGGGGTTCTGACACGAAAG GAGTGGAGACGACAAGGCGTTTCTTATTGGAATGGCTTAGCTATACTTGTAGGTACGTACCTGTTGGTCTTTTAGATGTCATCCCTCAACAACTGAACTGGCGCCCGCCCTCCTACTATGGCCGTGATGACCTTGAGACATTAATGGCCTCAGATTCTGCAGCCGACTGG ATTCGGATATCTGAGATGTTGCTCGGCAAGGTTCCAGACGGCTTCACATTTGCAGCAAAGCATAAATCTAATGCTTATGACCGGGCGGAAAATGGCTGA
- the LOC133881868 gene encoding amidophosphoribosyltransferase, chloroplastic-like, translated as MAATNFSPVSSSFSKPTPLARNLPNTHLSLPSKTLPKPYFSQYPTSSHHHKASLAASSKNPISDFFPSNKPYPDDHSVDFDDDDKPREECGVVGIFGDPEAARLSYLALHALQHRGQEGAGIVAVDNDVLHSVTGVGLVSDVFNESKLDQLPGDLAIGHVRYSTAGSSMLKNVQPFVAGYRFGSVGVAHNGNLVNYRTLRANLEDTGSIFNTSSDTEVVLHLIAISKARPFVMRIVDACEKLEGAYSMVFLTNDKLVAVRDPYGFRPLVMGRRSNGAVVFASETCALDLIEATYEREVFPGEVVVVDKTGIYSLCLMPHPEPKQCIFEHIYFALPNSIIFGRSVYDSRRKFGEILATESPVDCDVVIAVPDSGVVAALGYAAKAGVPFQQGLIRSHYVGRTFIEPSQKIRDFGVKLKLSPVRAVLEGKRVVVVDDSIVRGTTSSKIVRLIKESGAKEVHMRIASPPIIGSCYYGVDTPSSEELISNRMSVEEIREYIGSDSLAFLPIGSLTKLLGDDSPNFCYACFSGKYPVEPTEVKVKRVGDFVDDGITGSLESIDGGWVKATPKSELESIDGGWVQAKPKSELEVGSA; from the coding sequence ATGGCGGCCACCAATTTTTCTCCcgtttcttcctctttctcaaAACCCACTCCTCTCGCTCGAAACCTACCCAATACTCATCTATCTCTCCCTTCCAAAACCCTCCCAAAACCGTACTTTTCCCAATACCCCACCTCCTCTCACCACCACAAAGCCTCTCTCGCGGCCTCATCCAAAAACCCTATCTCCGACTTTTTCCCCTCAAATAAACCATACCCAGATGACCATTCTGTGGATTTCGATGATGACGATAAGCCACGCGAAGAGTGCGGTGTCGTTGGCATATTTGGCGACCCAGAGGCCGCTCGGCTCAGCTACTTGGCTCTCCACGCGCTCCAGCACCGTGGCCAGGAAGGTGCCGGCATCGTCGCGGTGGATAACGACGTGCTTCATTCCGTTACTGGGGTGGGACTAGTCTCCGACGTGTTCAACGAGTCGAAACTCGATCAGTTGCCTGGAGATTTGGCTATCGGGCACGTACGGTACTCGACGGCCGGTTCGTCTATGCTCAAGAACGTGCAGCCCTTTGTTGCAGGGTACAGGTTTGGCTCTGTTGGGGTTGCCCACAATGGTAATTTGGTGAATTATCGTACTCTTCGTGCTAATCTCGAAGACACTGGTTCAATTTTTAATACTAGCTCTGATACTGAGGTTGTGCTTCATCTTATTGCTATTTCAAAAGCGAGGCCTTTTGTTATGAGGATTGTTGACGCGTGTGAGAAGCTTGAGGGGGCTTATTCAATGGTCTTTTTGACCAATGATAAGCTGGTTGCGGTGCGAGACCCTTATGGGTTTAGGCCTTTGGTTATGGGAAGGAGGAGCAACGGTGCTGTGGTGTTTGCCTCTGAGACTTGTGCACTTGATTTGATTGAAGCCACATATGAGAGGGAGGTCTTTCCTGGTGAAGTTGTGGTGGTTGACAAAACTGGTATTTACTCACTCTGCCTAATGCCTCATCCTGAACCAAAGCAATGTATCTTTGAGCATATATACTTCGCTTTGCCCAATTCGATTATTTTCGGGCGGTCTGTGTATGATTCTCGCCGTAAGTTTGGTGAGATACTTGCAACTGAATCCCCAGTTGACTGTGATGTTGTGATAGCAGTGCCGGATTCCGGGGTAGTGGCTGCACTTGGTTACGCTGCAAAAGCTGGAGTGCCATTTCAGCAAGGTTTGATAAGGTCACACTATGTTGGGAGGACTTTCATTGAACCATCACAGAAGATAAGGGACTTTGGTGTGAAGCTTAAGTTGTCACCTGTGCGAGCAGTGTTGGAGGGGAAGAGGGTTGTGGTTGTGGATGACTCAATTGTGAGGGGAACAACTTCCTCAAAGATTGTTAGGTTGATAAAGGAGTCAGGGGCTAAGGAAGTTCACATGAGAATTGCAAGCCCACCAATTATCGGGTCTTGCTATTATGGAGTGGATACACCTAGCTCGGAGGAGTTGATTTCCAATAGGATGAGTGTGGAGGAGATTAGGGAGTATATTGGGTCAGATTCGCTTGCTTTTCTGCCAATTGGTAGCTTGACCAAGTTGTTGGGTGATGATTCTCCCAATTTTTGTTATGCTTGCTTCTCTGGGAAGTATCCTGTTGAGCCGACAGAGGTTAAGGTGAAAAGGGTTGGTGATTTTGTCGATGATGGAATAACTGGGAGTCTAGAATCCATTGATGGGGGTTGGGTTAAAGCAACACCAAAATCAGAATTGGAATCCATTGATGGGGGTTGGGTTCAAGCAAAACCAAAATCAGAATTGGAGGTTGGCAGTGCCTAA
- the LOC133880907 gene encoding uncharacterized protein LOC133880907: MAPPPGPYSGTSTLALVARASAFSIGLVYGSLKLKYLKAKANSHKKAEAKAHH, encoded by the exons ATGGCGCCGCCTCCAGGACCCTATTCCGGGACTAGCACCCTCGCTTTG GTGGCTCGTGCTTCGGCATTCTCTATTGGACTCGTTTACGGTAGCCTCAAGCTCAAGTACCTCAAG GCAAAGGCTAACTCTCATAAGAAAGCTGAAGCAAAGGCTCATCACTGA